One window of the Onthophagus taurus isolate NC unplaced genomic scaffold, IU_Otau_3.0 ScKx7SY_16, whole genome shotgun sequence genome contains the following:
- the LOC111415406 gene encoding FAST kinase domain-containing protein 5, mitochondrial isoform X3, whose translation MLKPLLNVLNKSSIEYLFPRGRLKSNYRFLSKNLKPNLKSASNLSTTKVASIAKFVENSFAYSVLEPLPIVSTLKQISINNNNNKNVKTEEDFERFLNKDWRKCGVKEIVDGFNAVLPFCVENNVNITNKNFDFLVDGLLDNVENLSTDDIISVLKFLTESPLPGGLNMHNYHDVWSAMDDVCCWRLKSFDLQTSFYVANLWFKMGLGRICDFIYELLEKYSKKPARLTKSELVYIFFYFNICRKRTMDFSYEDAIEKKISLMSPDEIGIVALGFFKTKTMIKSADTLNVMIDCAINNSKSIHEITLAAIVKTIRLSHHPLTATKTAELLQVITPEIERLSHICCMHLALLGTGLQIFNKTALTKICEKLSKSIHDKETIRIKDIERLLLTLTMFDFKPKVSTTNDIYDLLLREFYNPARQGEIESHPKCLPCSLLFLAIRNIYPEDLIDGVLNPDFLKKTYGKQFLDVPRELYSLDMCLEIERPNYKGNRIPKDKRRRCAKVFIERLPKKEKKSMNAADRLIHDVLDSCLKVTGDSNKVFLGHIIPQYVKADIVLCYDELNKEFITPNFTQYEIGDIVRPPNKKNLRWIVVVPVSVNTTIRYLLKPVGFMNLKRRQLKLLGYDVVMVPYHEYIPLDEDDKVEYISSLIQRVL comes from the exons aTGTTAAAACCACTTTTGAACGTTCTAAACAAATCAAGCATCGAATATTTATTTCCACGAGGACgtttaaaatcgaattatcgttttttaagcaaaaatttaaaacctaacctcaaatctGCGTCAAATCTTTCCACGACCAAAGTCGCTTCGATAGCGAAATTCGTCGAAAATTCGTTTGCTTACAGCGTTTTAGAACCTCTACCGATTGTATCAACGTTGAAACAAATctcgattaataataataataataaaaatgtgaaaactGAAGAAGATTTTGAGcgatttttgaataaagattGGAGGAAATGTGGTGTTAAAGAGATCGTCGATGGGTTTAATGCGGTTCTTCCGTTTTGTGTGGAGAATAACGTTAATAttacgaataaaaactttgattttttagttGATGGGTTGTTGGATAACGTTGAGAATTTATCAACTGATGATATAATAAgtgttttaaagtttttaacagAGTCCCCTTTACCTGGGGGTTTAAATATGCATAATTACCACGATGTTTGGAGCGCTATGGACGACGTTTGTTGTTGGAGGTTAAAATCGTTTGATTTACAAACGAGTTTTTATGTGGCGAATTTGTGGTTTAAGATGGGTTTGGGAAGAATTtgcgattttatttatgaattattagAGAAGTACAGCAAAAAACCGGCGCGTTTAACTAAATCGGAGTTggtttatatctttttttatttcaatatttgtcGAAAACGCACCATGGATTTTTCTTATGAAGATGcgatcgaaaaaaaaatctctttaaTGTCGCCTGATGAAATTGGAATAGTCGCCTTGGGATTTTTTAAGACTAAAACAATGATTAAAAGTGCTGATACATTAAATGTGATGATCGATTGTGCTATAAACAATTCGAAGAGTATTCATGAGATTACTTTGGCTGCTATTGTTAAA ACAATTCGATTATCTCATCACCCCTTAACGGCGACTAAAACAGCGGAGCTCCTCCAAGTGATCACACCGGAAATCGAAAGATTATCGCACATTTGCTGCATGCATTTGGCCCTTTTAGGAACCGGTTTGCAAATATTCAACAAAACCGCGTTAACGAAAATTTGCGAAAAACTCTCGAAAAGCATCCACGACAAAGAAACGATTCGAATAAAAGACATCGAGCGCCTCCTCCTCACATTAACAATGTTCGATTTTAAACCGAAAGTTTCCACGACGAACGACATTTACGACCTCCTTCTCCGGGAATTCTACAACCCAGCTCGACAAGGTGAAATCGAAAGTCACCCAAAATGCCTTCCGTGTTCCCTCCTGTTTTTGGCAATCCGAAATATTTACCCCGAAGATCTAATAGATGGCGTTTTAAACccggattttttaaagaaaacttaCGGGAAACAATTTTTGGATGTTCCGAGGGAATTATACTCTTTAGATATGTGTTTAGAGATTGAAAGGCCGAATTATAAAGGAAATCGGATACCTAAAGACAAGCGGAGGAGATGCGCGaaagtttttattgaacgattacctaaaaaagagaaaaaaagcATGAATGCAGCCGATCGATTAATCCACGACGTGTTAGATTCTTGCTTAAAAGTAACGGGAGATTCGAATAAAGTGTTTTTGGGGCATATCATACCGCAATATGTCAAAGCTGATATTGTCTTGTGTTACGacgaattaaacaaggaattTATAACCCCAAATTTTACTCAGTATGAAATTGGTGATATTGTGAGACCtccaaataagaaaaatttgagGTGGATTGTAGTTGTGCCAGTTTCTGTTAATACGACGAttagatatttattaaaaccggTGGGATTCATGAATTTAAAACGACgacaattaaaattgttgggTTACGACGTCGTTATG gttcCTTATCACGAGTATATTCCGTTAGATGAAGATGATAAAGTTGAATATATTTCTAGTTTAATACAAAGagttctttaa
- the LOC111415402 gene encoding sodium-dependent nutrient amino acid transporter 1-like, producing the protein MMRVHRKKVYPTRESELPRILRVRMKGLRAIIGTNDAYNLSFELTTLEYVMLIIMYECGMNSLITYLDLVVKHGPFYIGGAYIFIMVTLTMPIYMLLTFLGSYSKKSYIKLFTCAPIFEGLGYMVGSVKLMGELFNSSMAATALLTFYHCLAGQFKANFCEGLILKNGNDLRCLSKYPRFLYHIPCQKEADTRFLTTTQYYFIKLLNHSYDETTPPKLNNNLVVSSFLIWTLIFAMALGGIKRLKTLTTNLQFVCGFVVILTVLVAISHAHPRFEIRARSFGEISCLFSFEFWSDLFVYAVQPTGFGNIIWLATIKPKSIDPKFAIILTSLIKIVLFSLLTCISSLICQDILYHLKIVDQACLFVTGFDIIFAFVPDVLFQSGVRRLIVPTWYLAVFYFSFITPLYSVLALTDSITQRFPVLNRYKFYVCLLISAGSFVLNLTLLTTSGGFVIAIYKRCSFPFLATGLLLFFNVALFFAYSHRSILDDYLFTYGVIPEKYWLTFWKSSPIFAIFAFIFVIYNQYEAEICSRGNYVVIFVYLHTFFMFAPVVVLGIARCCSHLKTADVAKLSKPDNEWGPYDPVDKENRLMYFPHREIRYRTKILKCKHRCCCAYPSSYQKRLRIEHVKLDKLQIRFHKEVEEKVVTNSVISSDSSMKLL; encoded by the exons atgaTGCGAGTGCACCGAAAAAAAGTTTACCCAACTCGAGAATCGGAATTACCGAGAATTTTACGAGTTAGAATGAAAGGATTAAGAGCGATAATCGGAACTAACGACGCg tACAACTTATCGTTTGAATTAACCACCTTAGAGTACGTTATGTTGATTATTATGTACGAGTGCGGTATGAACAGTTTAATAACGTACCTTGATTTAGTTGTTAAACACGGACCAt tTTACATCGGTGGTGCATACATCTTCATAATGGTAACATTAACGATGCCTATTTATatgttattaacatttttgggGAGTTACTCAAAAAAGAGTTACATAAAACTATTCACTTGCGCCCCCATTTTCGAAGGGCTTGGCTACATGGTGGGAAGTGTTAAATTAATGGGGGAATTATTTAACAGTTCGATGGCGGCGACGGCTTTACTCACGTTTTATCACTGCTTGGCGGGGCAATTTAAGGCGAATTTTTGCGAGGGGCTCATTTTGAAAAACGGGAACGATTTGAGATGTTTATCGAAATATCCGAGATTCTTGTATCACATTCCTTGTCAAAAAGAGGCCGATACGAGATTTTTAACAACAACGCAATATTATTTCat aaaacttttGAACCACTCCTACGATGAAACCACCCCcccaaaattaaacaacaacCTCGTCGtttcttcctttttaatttggacCCTAATTTTCGCAATGGCTTTGGGGGGAATTAAACGTTTAAAAACGTTGACGACTAATCTGCAATTCGTGTGTGGTTTTGTCGTGATTTTAACGGTTTTGGTGGCGATTTCGCACGCTCATCCGCGATTTGAGATTAGGGCGAGATCTTTTGGGGAAATATCTTGCTTGTTTTCTTTCGAG TTTTGGTCGGATTTGTTCGTGTATGCCGTTCAACCAACTGGGTTTGGAAATATAATTTGGTTGGCTACCATCAAACCAAAATCGATTGATCCGAAATTTGCCATCATTTTAACTTCGTTAATCAAAATTGTTCTGTTTTCTTTGTTAACTTGTATCAGTTCTTTGATATGTCAAGATATCTTGTATCATCTAAAAATCGTCGATCAAGCTTGTTTATTCGTCACAG gTTTTGATATAATCTTCGCTTTCGTCCCAGACGTTTTATTCCAAAGCGGAGTTCGCCGCTTGATAGTTCCAACGTGGTACCTCGCCGTTTTTTACTTCAGCTTCATAACGCCACTTTACAGCGTTTTGGCACTAACCGATTCGATAACGCAGCGTTTCCCCGTTTTAAACCGATACAAATTTTACGTGTGCCTATTAATTAGCGCCGGAAGTTTCGTTTTAAACCTAACCCTCTTAACGACAAGCGGCGGTTTCGTTATCGCCATTTATAAAAGATGTTCGTTCCCTTTTTTAGCTACCggattacttttatttttcaacgTAGCCCTATTTTTCGCGTACTCACACCGAAGCATCTTAGACGATTACCTATTCACTTACGGGGTAATCCCCGAAAAGTATTGGTTAACATTTTGGAAATCTTCGCCGATTTTCGCAATTTTCGcgtttatttttgtgatttataatCAATATGAAGCGGAGATTTGTTCGAGAGGTAATTACGTTgtgatttttgtttatttgcaTACTTTTTTTATGTTCGCACCGGTTGTTGTGTTGGGAATCGCGCGGTGTTGTAGTCACCTGAAGACGGCGGATGTGGCGAAACTTTCGAAGCCGGATAACGAGTGGGGTCCGTACGATCCCGTTGATAAGGAGAATCGTTTAATGTATTTTCCACATCGCGAAATTAGGTATAGAACGAAAATTCTTAAGTGTAAACATCGGTGTTGTTGTGCGTACCCGAGTTCTTATCAAAAACGATTAAGAATTGAGCACGTTAAGTTGgataaattacaaattcggtTTCATAAAGAAGTTGAGGAAAAAGTTGTTACTAatagtgttatttctagtgaTAGCTCGATgaagttattataa
- the LOC111415358 gene encoding mediator of RNA polymerase II transcription subunit 26-like — MQQDAGELSQKLLRSLDDVYNVIDMPAVLEVISVLEKISISKEILQSSRLGKYVNEVRRNTTDDQLAKRTRDLVKRWRNEFIAESNGQLKAASETSTSSTPQKRPQNLLTTSSSSSAKDNQVLNAAKRPRLNGNNELDLSDNSNSSFKDEIIRKDLRDNIILVNSDSNSSVTDVVKKEPVIEEQLPKKRGRKKGSKNHKSLLDEAETSFSNKMAVSRGNAKVKTTQELVASLQNRNNVSLVTGLKSPTSGSGRFKEDLNEKAAKLTERVSIIDQKLYNTNANNFRRKKKSFETIKEEIEIKKENDEEVIIVDEDDVKVKIKSEENQQSESTDLLLTNSNIPRALSIEEALNSLPPIDKSFLESKNLTSSPHCTCVFDEDTSAFIEDASCPSKIALNDKYDLNNVSDEKVDRFLSCSVPNLNGNESLGPGLGPPETTDDGFYKNVVPNRVLERMPKIHKSDDDLSDDIKRYRISEDCEKDSFREWHEVVEARSYDGEVIRILPYVVID, encoded by the exons ATGCAGCAAGACGCCGGCGAATTGTCGCAGAAACTGTTGCGATCGCTCGACGATGTCTATAAC gttattgaTATGCCTGCCGTCCTGGAAGTTATCTCTGTATTGGAAAAAATCTCGATATCCAAGGAAATATTGCAG TCTTCCCGGTTAGGTAAGTACGTGAACGAGGTTCGACGGAACACCACCGACGACCAATTGGCGAAAAGAACCCGAGATTTGGTAAAGAGATGGCGAAACGAATTCATCGCGGAATCAAATGGTCAACTGAAAGCGGCCTCAGAAACATCAACATCATCAACGCCTCAAAAACGCCCCCAAAATCTCCTCAcaacatcatcatcatcatccgCAAAAGACAACCAAGTTTTAAACGCCGCAAAAAGGCCCCGTTTAAACGGAAATAACGAACTCGACCTCTCAGACAATTCCAATTCGAGttttaaagatgaaataaTTAGGAAAGATCTCCgtgataatattattttggtaAATTCCGATTCGAATTCGAGCGTAACGGACGTTGTTAAGAAAGAACCTGTGATCGAGGAGCAATTACCGAAGAAAAGGGGGCGAAAAAAGGGTTCGAAGAACCATAAGAGTCTATTAGACGAAGCCGAAACAagttttagtaataaaatggCCGTTTCGAGAGGAAACGCAAAAGTTAAAACCACTCAAGAATTAGTAGCGAGTTTGCAAAATCGAAATAACGTGAGTTTAGTCACCGGTTTAAAATCGCCAACTTCCGGATCCGGAAGGTTTAAAGAGGATCTGAACGAAAAAGCTGCGAAATTAACCGAAAGAGTATCGATAATCGACCAAAAATTATACAACACAAACGCAAACAATTTTCGtagaaaaaagaaatcgttCGAAACGATCAAAGAagaaatcgaaataaaaaaggaaaacgACGAAGAGGTTATAATCGTAGATGAAGACGACGTGAAAGTAAAAATCAAATCAGAAGAAAACCAACAATCCGAATCGaccgatttattattaacaaattcaaACATCCCCCGAGCTTTATCAATAGAAGAAGCCTTAAACTCATTACCGCCTATAGATAAATCGTTtttagaatcaaaaaatttaacttcatCGCCTCATTGCACGTGCGTTTTCGACGAAGACACTTCCGCTTTTATCGAAGACGCTTCCTGTCCGTCGAAAATCGCCTTAAACGATAAATACGATTTGAATAACGTCTCGGATGAGAAGGTCGATCGGTTCTTGTCGTGTTCAGTGCCGAATTTGAACGGAAACGAAAGTCTGGGTCCCGGTTTGGGTCCGCCGGAAACGACGGACGatggtttttataaaaatgtggTGCCTAATCGCGTTTTGGAACGGATGCCGAAAATACACAAATCGGACGACGATCTTAGTGACGATATAAAACGGTATCGGATTTCAGAAGATTGCGAGAAAGATTCGTTTCGCGAGTGGCACGAAGTTGTTGAGGCGAGGTCTTATGACGGGGAAGTGATTCGAATTCTCCCTTACGTCGTTATCGATTAG
- the LOC111415407 gene encoding farnesol dehydrogenase-like, with amino-acid sequence MVLSLDRWVNKIAIVTGVSAGIGAAIAEKLVQEGIIVVGVARRIEMVQEMSERLKNCKGKLIPFKADLTKEKEILAIFDFVETKLGPIHILINNAGITKNTNLSNGETSKWKEILDTNVLAPCITTREAIKIMKSHSIEGQIIHISSVLGHYVAHIPNLNLYPASKFAIRALTETLRQEFLAENVPIRVCTISPGPTDTEINKIDLESSFDKVFDAMPKLNAEDVADAVVYVLSTPHHVQIQDIMMRPLGEPV; translated from the exons ATGGTGCTCTCCTTAGACCGTTGGGTTAATAAAATCGCAATTGTAACTGGAGTTAGTGCAGGAATAGGAGCTGCGATTGCCGAAAAATTAGTTCAAGAAGggataatt gttgtaGGAGTCGCTAGAAGAATCGAGATGGTTCAAGAGATGTCggaaagattaaaaaattgcaaaggAAAGCTTATTCCTTTTAAAGCCgatttaacaaaagaaaaagaaatcctTGCGATATTCGATTTCGTCGAAACCAAATTAGGACCAATtcacattttaataaacaacgCGGGTATAACCAAAAACACGAACCTCTCCAACGGCGAAACCtcaaaatggaaagaaatttTAGACACCAACGTTTTAGCCCCCTGCATAACAACAAGAGAAGCAATCAAAATCATGAAATCGCACTCGATCGAAGGCCAAATAATCCACATTTCGAGCGTTTTGGGACACTACGTGGCCCATATtccgaatttaaatttatacccGGCGTCGAAATTCGCAATTAGGGCTTTAACGGAGACTTTGAGACAGGAATTTTTGGCCGAAAACGTTCCGATTAGAGTTTGC acgATTAGCCCGGGTCCCACTGACacggaaattaataaaatcgactTGGAATCGAgttttgataaagtttttGATGCGATGCCTAAATTAAACGCGGAGGATGTCGCTGACGCCGTTGTTTATGTTTTGTCGACCCCTCATCATGTGCAAATTCAAGATATTATGATGAGACCGCTTGGGGAACccgtttaa